DNA from Planifilum fulgidum:
TCGATTCCCAGAACCAGGCATTTCCCCTTGATCGGGGGATTGCCGTGTTTTTTCGTCGTTTCCATGCAACGTCACCCACATGATAATGGCATCTTCCTGATTGTCGGTGTAGTAGCGGGGGCGGATTCCCGAAGGCTCGAAGCCCATTTTCTTGTACAGCCGCTGGGCAATCTTATTGGAGACCCTCACTTCCAGGGTCATTTTGCCCGCCCCCCATTCCTTGGCCTGGCGCATCACATAGGAAAGGAGGGCTTTGCCCAATCCCCGGCCCCGGAAGTTGGGATGGATGGCGATATTGGTGATATGGGCCTCGTCCAGGAGGAGCCACAAACCGCAATACCCGACCACGCGGCCGTCCACCTGAATCACGGAGTACCGGGCGAACCGATTGTGAACCAATTCGTTGTAAAAAGCCTGGCGCGGCCACGGCGTGGGAAACGATGCCCGCTCCACCTCCATGATCACCGGCAGGTCGGACAATTTCATCGGCCGGAACACGATATGCGGTCGATCCATCGGGTTTCACTCCGTTTTCCTTTCACTCCGTACTTTTCCCGTTTCCCCGGCGGGACAACCATTTCACCTCCGCCTCGGCCAGCTGCAGGTAGTTGGGGGCGAAATCCGGCCCTTCCCCCTTTCCTTCCCTTTTCCAGCGCTCCAGGGCAAGGCGGCCGAGACAAGAGGCGCGGGGAATGTTTTCCGGAGGCAATCCGAAAAAGGCGTTTTCCCCGAGGGCATCCCTGATCCGTTCCCGGAAGCGGTCGACATCGTCCCCCAAAAACAGGACCGGCCCTTCCCCCTCCAGTTCCTTCAGCCACTCGTCGACGGAAACGACCCGCTCCTTTTTTACGGGGCGCACTTCCCCGGACTCGCCCCCCTGAAACAGACCGGTGTAGATTCGATCCCGGCGGGCGTCAAACAGGGGGGCGATCTTCCCGCCAAACCGCATCCCGTTCATCGCCAGGACCGCCAGCGTGGATATGCCGATCAGGGGAAGGTTGCGGCTCCAGGCCATGGTTTTGGCCGTCGTCACGCCGATTCGCACTCCGGTGTAGGAGCCGGGGCCGGCGGCGACGGCGATGAGATCCAGATCGGAAAAGGTGAGCCGCAGTTCCTCCAGCAGGCGGGCCACCATAGGCATCAGCCGGACCGAATGATCCTTGCGCAGATTGGTGGTCACCTCGCCGAGAATGCGATCCTCCTCCAGCAGGGCCACCCCCATCACCAGCGTGGAGGTGTCGATGGCCAAGACCTTCATTCCCGCCTCAACTCCCTGCAAAGCCTGCGCACCCGCTCCACGTCCGGAGCAAAAGTGATCAGGCGATCACCGGTCTCCCCGACGGTGAGAGCGATGCACACGGTGTGATCGGGAAGGAGTTCCTTGATCCGGTCGGCCCATTCCACCAGCGTGACACCGTCCCCGAAAAAAAACTCGTCCCACCCCAGATCCTCATCGGGGGATTCCAGGCGATACACATCCATGTGATAAAAGGGGAGACGGCCGCGGTATTCCTTGATGATGGTGAAGGTGGGGCTGTCCACCGCTTCCTCCACCCCGAGACCCTTGGCGATTCCCTGGGCGAAGGTGGTTTTGCCGGCCCCCAGATCCCCCACGAGGGCCAGCACATCGCCGGGCTCCAGCAGCTCAGCCAGGCGGACGCCCAGCCGCCGCGTCTCTTCTTCATTTTTCGAAACAAACCGACAAGCTTCCTGCATGACCATCACCCGCCCTGATAACGGTCGTCTCGAAAGGGATGCGGCCATCCCTCGGGGGAACGCGATACTTGCCGCGGCCATTACCATTTTTCCCATAGAAAAGAATAAGACCGCAGCCGAACGCTGCGATCCGTCCGTGGAGCGGGTGATGGGAATCGAACCCACGCATCCGGCTTGGAAGGCCGGTGTTCTACCACTGAACTACACCCGCGCGATCAAATTGGAGGGAAGTGGTCGGGGTGACAGGATTTGAACCTGCGACCTCCTCGTCCCGAACGAGGCGCTCTACCAAGCTGAGCCACACCCCGAAACCATCCGATGAAGGATATCGCCGGCCCCGTGCCGGCGGGGCCGCAGGAAAATCTGGTGCGGTCGGCGAGATTCGAACTCGCACGGCCTTACGGCCACTACCCCCTCAAGATAGCGTGTCTGCCAGTTCCACCACGACCGCATGAACTTCCGTATTGGTGCGGGTGGAGGGACTCGAACCCCCACGCCAAAGGCGCTAGATCCTAAATCTAGTGCGTCTGCCAATTCCGCCACACCCGCACGGGATAAACGGTTCCGTCGCCAGCACGGGTGCGCCTCATTGCCGACGGAGATAATCATATCACGGTATGGGACCGGTTGTCAAGGGATCCGAAGAGAATTTTCTTTTCAAATCCTTCGGAGAAAATACCACCCTCATCAAAACGCCGCGCGAGGAGCGCCCCGACGGGAACTCCTCGCGCAACCGACAAGGATGAGTCCTGTTTCTTTTGGTGAGCCATCCAGGACTCGAACCTGGGACACCCTGATTAAAAGTCAGGTGCTCTACCAACTGAGCTAATGGCTCGCGCGTGGCTGGGGAGGTAGGATTCGAACCTACGCATCACGGAGTCAAAGTCCGTTGCCTTACCCCTTGGCTACTCCCCAATGTGGGGCGACCAGTGGGAATCGAACCCACGAATGCCGGAGCCACAATCCGGTGCGTTAGCCACTTCGCCATGGTCGCCACAAAGAGAAATTGGCGGAGCTGACGGGATTCGAACCCGCGATCTCCTGCGTGACAGGCAGGCATGTTAGGCCTCTACACCACAGCTCCGCGTCCGGGAGAGGAATCTCCTCTCCACAAAAATGGTGGACGGTGACGGGCTCGAACCGCCGACCCCCTGCGTGTGAAGCAGGTGCTCTCCCAGCTGAGCTAACCGTCCACGTGGTGACCCGTAGGGGATTCGAACCCCTGCATGCCAGCGTGAAAGGCTGGTGTGTTAACCACTTCACCAACGGGCCATGAGTTTTTACATTCCGGCGGAGAGAGCGGGATTTGAATCTCCGCGGGACCTGCGTCTCCAGTCCCGACAGGCCGCTCCTTCAGCCGCTTGAGCTTTTCTGGCTCCTCCGGCAGGACTCGAACCTGCAACCTACCGGTTAACAGCCGGGCGCTCTACCATTGAGCTACGGAGGAACGACACTGATGATTATACAAGATTTTTGTCCGGTTTGCAAGGGCTTTTCCCATCGGACACCCCGCGATCGCGATCCGATCGCCGCGCGAGGTGTCGACGCTTTAATAACATAGCACATCCATTTCGTTTCGTCAAGAGGAAAATTCCCCCCTGATCCGGCACCGTCCCCAAGGGGAATTTCCCGGCCTTCCCATGCAGGCGGATGGGGATTTGAACCGGCTCCGGGCACTGCCATGGAATCCGGCCGGCGCCCGAAAAAAACCGGGCGATGGGCCCGGTCTCAATCAAGCTCATACTTCTCCTTCATTTCGTCCGCCTTGTTCCTTACCCTCTGCCGCTCCTTTTCCCTGTTTTCCCGCAGCAGATCATACAGCCTCGAACAGCGTTCTCTCCTGTAGTTCCTCAATTGGTTGATGCGATGATAGACTTTTTCCCGCAAGGAGTTGTACTCCTCCCTGGACATTTTGCCCGATTCGTCCAGGTATATTCGCGCATCCAACATTCGTGAATCTTCCCTCAATGTTTTATCCAGCATCGATGACTCCGCCTCGTTGACGACATCCCATTTGTCTCCCCATTGTCTGTCTGCCTCCAGGGAACTGTCAATCCTCCACATTTCCCATGCCTCGCGCAAACTCCTGTATTCCTCCTCCAAATGCTCCCGCAAGTCCTCGCCCGTGTTGACGGTGGCATACTTTCCGCCGCCGGCCTCCGCCACCTTCTTGAGGGCGCGCTGGCCCTCGTTGTCCACGTCAAAGCCGATGATGTTGACGACGGCTTGAATATCCGATTCGTGGAGGTCCTTGGCGGCCTTCACCGGATCCCCGCCGCAGGTTTCAATCCCGTCGCTGACCACATAGACGATGTTTTCCACGTTTTCCCCCGTGTTTCCGCTCAGGTCGGTCTTGGCCTGTTCGATCGCCGCGGCAAGGGGCGTCCACCCCGTGGGATTGAACCGGCTCAGCGACTTTCGGAAGGATTTTTCATCGTAGGTCCCCGGCTCGTAGACCAACTCCGTGCTTTGACAGGAGAGGTCCTTGTCCTCTTTCCGGTTGCTTCCCTTGTGACCGTAAACCCTGAGGGCCACCTGGGCGCCCGCCGGGAGTTTGGAGACAAAGCTCCGGATTGCATCCTTCGCCAGGTCCATCTTCACGCCGCCCGGAACGCGGCCCGCCATGCTGCCGCTCGCGTCCAGCAAAATCTCCACGTTGATCTGTTTCGGGAGAGCGGACTCCCCCTCCGCCGCCTTTGCCGCGCCGGGAGTTGCCAGGTTGGTTTTGATGGTCGGATCCACGCTGTCCAGCATCTCCACTTCGCGTTCGTAGTTTTCCGCCAGAAGGGCCACCAGGTGGTTGTACGCTTCATCCGCCGTCAAGCCGGTCGGAAGCTTGTCCAACTCGGCTTTCACTTTTTCTTCATCGTACTTGTTCCCGGCATACTTCCCCGGTCCTTCCTTGAGCATGCCTTCGATGTCGGTGGCGGCCTGCTTCACCTCCTTCTCCTCCGGCTCGCCGGAGACTTCCTTTTCCTCCTTCGCAAAGAGGGAACACCCTCCACCGAAAATCAGACAAAGGATCAACATCCATGAGAGCAGCTTGTTCATGTCCCGTTTTCCCCTCCCTGCAATGATTCCGGCGATTTGAATCGGCAAAAAAGGAGACCTGAAACGACTCCCGCACGGGACCCGTAAAAAAACGACCTTTTCCGGAGAAGAACCGACCGCTTTCAAGGGATGGAATCCTGTGGTAAGCTGAAATCGTCGTTACCATCCCGAAAGGTCCGAGTCCCCGGACGTCCATCACAATGCGGATACGGAGGGATGCGGAGATGGAGGAACAAAGAAAACCCGTGGATCCGGACGCCATGCGCTCATCGACGGGTCTCGAGGTGAACATCGCCGGCCTGCTCTGTTATCTGATCCCTTTTCTCTCCGGGCTTCTTCTCCTGCTCCTCGAAAAAAACAGCCGGTTTGTCAAGTTTCATGCCATGCAGGCCGTTTTGACCTTCGGTACGCTGTTTGCCGCCTATTACATCGCCGATCTCATCCCGCTGATCGACGGATTGATCCGATTCCTGATCCGGGTGTCGGGGTTTGTCCTGTGGATTCTGCTGATGGTGAAAGCCTACGGAAAGGAATGGTACCGCCTCCCCTTCGTGGGCGAAATGGCGGAAAAACACATTCAGTAATCCCTCGCTCATCGAATTTCCCCGTGATCCCCGGTCATCCCCTTCATCAGCTCCAGGGCATGGGGAATCACGTCGATCACCGCTTCGAGGCATTCCCTGACGCCTTTTGGACTCCCCGGAAGGTTGATGATGAGCGTGGTGCCCCGGGTGCCCGCCAGGGACCGGGACAACATGGCAAACCGGGTCTTTTTCAGGGTGGTGATCCGCATCGCTTCGGCGATCCCGGGAATCTCCCGCTGGATCACCGCCCGGGTCGCCTCCGGGGTCACATCGTGGGGACCCACTCCGGTGCCCCCCGTGGTCAGGACCAGGTCCAGCTTGTCCACATCGGCAAAACGGATCAGCGCCTCCCGGATCCGCTCCCGATCGTCGGGGAGCACTTCGTGGCGCACCACCTGCCCGTCGATCCGGGCCACCATTTCCCGGATGACGGCGCCGCTCTCGTCCTTCCGCTCTCCCCGGGCCCCCTTGGTGCTGGCCGTCAAAATGCCGACGCGTCACATGGTCACTTCTCCTCCCTGCGAACGTAATCCCCGCTCTTGCCGCCGGTTTTGGAGAGGAGACAGGTGTCCGTCACCACCATCTCCCGGTCGATCGCCTTGCACATGTCGTAAACGGTGAGGGCGGCAATGCTGACGGCGGTCAAGGCCTCCATCTCGACGCCGGTGACGTTGTCGGTCTTCACCTCCGCCTCCACCACCAGCACTTCGTCCCCTTCCTCGTAGAAGCGGATATCGGCGCTTTTCAGGGGAACGGGATGGCACATGGGAATCAGGTCCGCCGTTTTCTTGGCCGCCATGATTCCGGCCACCTGGGCCACCGCCAGGACGTCCCCCTTGCTCACTTTCCCCTGCCGGATCCGCTCCATCGTCTCCCGCTTCATCCGGATGCGGGAACGGGCCACCGCCGTCCGGCGGGTGACCGGTTTGCCGGAGACATCCACCATCCGCGCGCGCCCCTGCTCGTTGATGTGGGTCAGTTTTTCCACGTCCCATCAGCTCCGTCTTTCCGACCGCCCCGTTTGGAAGCGGCTTTATTCTCCGTGTCCGTCCGCCGGCCTTTCCAGACCGCCCTTCTCCAGGGATGCCGCCGCAGCCCGAAAGGCGTCGGACCGGACCAGTTCGATCAGCAGCCTCCCGGCCTCGCTCTCCGCCACCTCCAAGGGGATCACCAGGTCGAAGGGATCGTCTCTCAGGGGAAGGAAATCGAGGCCGAACCTCCTCGCCAGCGCCGGCGTTCCCAGTCCGACGTCCGCCGATCCCTCCTCCACGGCGGCGGCCACCTCCCAGGGGGAAAGCACTTCCCGGTCGTACCCGTCGACAGTGGAGGGATCGATCCCGTTTTCCCGCAGGAGACGGTCCAAAAAAAGGCGCGTCCCCGACCCCTCCTGCCGGTTGATGAACCGGATCCCGCGGCGGGACAAATCCTCCGCTCCGGAAAAACCCGCGGGATTGCCCTTCGCCACGAGCCAGCCGAGGGGACGCGCGGCCAGGCGGAGGAGGAGAACCTCCTTCCCCGGCAAAAACCGCCGCACCCAACGCCGGTGCTCCACGCCATCCCCCTCATCCCCCAGGTGAATGGCCGCCATGTGACACCCTCCCCTCGCGAGGGAGTGAAGGCCGCGCAGGCTGCCGATGCCGGCCGTCGACAGGCTGAAGGGAAGGCGTTCCCGCCGGATCCGGTTCACCAAAAGCTCCAACACCGGATCCTGACCGCCGGCCACCCACAGGGTACGGTCAATTCGTTCCTTCGGCCTAAGCAGTTCCGCCTCCACTTCTTCCCCCGCCCGAAGCAGACCGCGGCGGGCGGGAATCCGCAGCAGGCCGTCGGCCCGGGCCAGGGACAGCGCGGATCCCGCCCCCCGGGGAAGGGGCCGGGCCGCATACCGGTCGCCGATCCGGCCGATGCTCACCCGGACGAAATGCTCCCGCCCCTCCTTGCTCCTCACGTCCTCCTCCAGCCGCACCCGAAGGCGTGGCCGCGGATCCGCCTTCACTTTGAACCAGTGATCGATCAGGGGGCGGACAAACCATTCCAGGGCCAGGTATGCCGCGACGGGATAGCCCGGAAGCCCGATCACCGGCTTATTCCTCACCTTTCCCAACAGAACGGGACTGCCGGGGCTGGTCGCCACGCCGTGCAGGATCACCTCCCCCAGTTCCCGGACGACGTCGTGGGTGTAGTCTTCCGAACCGACCGAAGATCCCGCATTGACCACCACCCAATCGCAGCCTTCCGCGGCCTCGAGGATCGCCCTTTTAAGCAGCTCCGGGTCGTCCCTCACGATCCCCCGGTAATCCGGTTCCGCCCCCCATTCCTCCAGATAAGCGGAAAAAACCGCGCCGTTGAACTCAAAGATCTCTCCCCGCTTCAGGGCTCTCCCCGGCGGAACCAATTCCGAGCCGGTGGGAAGAACGGCCACCCGCGGTTTGGAAATGACCGGAACCTCCGTCACGCCGCCGGCCAGCAACACCCCCAGGTCCACCGGACGGATGCGGTGATGGGCCGGCAGGATCATCTCCCCCTGCGCCACGTCTTCTCCCACGGACCGGACGTGCTTCCAGGGGACGGCCGGTTCCCGGATCTCCACCGTCCGCCCGTCGATCCGCCGGATCCGCTCGAGCCTGATCACCGCATCCATCCCCTGCGGGAGGGGATCCCCGGTGTCGACGGGATGGCAGTCCACCCCCTCCTCCAACCGCAAGGGGCGGGCGGGGGAAGCGTCCCGGGTCCTGTCCGCCCGCACGGCGATCCCGTCCATGGCCGCCGCGGGAAAAGGAGGCATCGACAGCCGGGCGTAAACCGGCTCCGCCGTCACCCGGCCCCGTGCCTGCGGAACCGGAACCCGTTCCGTTTGAGGAGAGAAGCGAAAGGAAAGGAGCAGCCTCTCCCGGGCCTCGGCAAGGGACATGTTTCCGAGGGCTTGTTTTCGCAAGGATTCGTCCACCTCCCCGCCGCCTTTTCTTCCCCGATGTCGAGGAGGGCGCTTCCCTTCCGGCCTTCCTCAGTCTTCCTCCACCTCTTCAAACACATCCCCCTCGATTTTTTCGATGGCGGCGCGCAACTGGTCGGAAATCCGCTTGATCATCTGCGCGCGCTTTTCCCAGGGAAAATCGGGAAATTGCAGGCGCAACTCGCTCATTTTCCGCTGGTCGTAATCCAAAAAGTTCAGGGCGGCTTCGCACGCCTCCACCAGGGCGTTCCAATCGGAAACGGTGATTTGAATCACGTCGTTGTAAGCATTTTCCGCCTTCATCTCTCTCTCTCCTTTCCCCGCCGGGGGGGGACCGATCCTCTGCACGGTAACGCGGTAAAGGGCGCCGTTTTTTGCGACGATTTCCAGGCCCTGATCGGTCACTTCCAAACGGTGGATGGCTCGCTCTCGTTCATCGGTCCTCTCCAAATGGTGCACCATGAGTTCAAAGATCCATCGTACCACATCCTGTTCATCCGTCATCTTATTTCCTCCTCTTCATTAAGATGGAGAGCTGGATCGAACCATCCACATCCCCATCCTTAAAAAACGACAGAATTGGAAGAAAGGTGTACAAGCCGCCGTTTTCTCCGCCGCGACGCGGTTGATATAATAGAAACCGAAAACAATTCAAAAATGCCGGTGAATATGCGCCACAGGGTCGGGGAATTGCCGCCTTACGCTGCCAACCGTCCGCATTCCCCTTCCTGCTGCAGGATCGCCGGTATGTCCGGAGAGGAGTAATAGGCGTGCCCGATATGATGGAGATCGAGGTGCTGTTTTTCGCCGGAATCGCCGAAGCGACCGGGATGCGACGAACCGTCCTCGCCGTGGATGAGGGGATCACGGTCGGAAAGTTGATCGATCAATTGTGTGAGCGGCATCCGGAGGCCGCCCCGCTGATTCGCCGGTCGGTCGTTTCCCTCAATCAGGAGTACGCCTCCGCCGATCAAACCGTCCGGCCCGGGGACGAAATCGCCCTCATCCCCCCGGTCAGCGGAGGGGAAGAGGCGGACGAAGGGCTGTTTTTCGTCACGGAAAAACCGCTCTCCGCCGACCGGATGATCCGCCTGGTTTCCAATCCCCGGGCCGGCGCCGTCCTCACCTTCGTCGGCACGGTGCGGGAGTGGACGGAAGGCAAGCGAACCCTTTACCTGGAATACGAGGCGTATCAGCCGATGGCCGAAAAGAAAATGAAGGAGATCGCCGACGAAATCCGCCGGCGTTGGCCCGATGCCCGGGTGGCGATGGCGCACCGGGTCGGCCGCCTGGAGATCGGGGAGATCAGCGTGATCATCGCCGCAGCCGCCCCTCACCGCGGGGAAGCCTTTGCCGCGGGACGCTACGCCATCGAACGGCTGAAGGAGATCGTCCCGATCTGGAAAAAGGAAGTGTGGGCGGACGGCTCGGAATGGAAAGGACCCCAGAAAGGGCCCTGGGATCCCCGGGCGGGACAGGCCCCGTCCCCGTAATACGCTTTGTCGGAGGTGGGTCCGATGCACATCGACCGGAAACGCTATTCGCGCCAGATCCTGTTTTCTCCCATCGGAGAGGCGGGACAGGCACGGCTGGCCCGTTCCCGGGTGGCCATCGTCGGCCTGGGCGCCCTGGGCACCGCCCTTGCCAACCACATGGTCCGCTCCGGCGTCGGCACCGTCCGCCTCCTCGACCGGGACTTCGTGGAGGAGAGCAATCTGCAGCGCCAGATGCTCTATGATGAGAGGGATGCCCGGGAGGGTCTGCCCAAAGCGGTGGCCGCGGAACGGAAGTTGCGGGCGATCAACTCCTCCGTCCGGCTGGAGGCCCACGTCACCGACATCACCTGGCGGAACGCCGAGGAGCTTTTGACGGGAGTGGATCTGATCCTGGACGGCACGGACAATTTCGACACCCGCTATCTGATCAACGACGTCAGCATCAAGCACCGCATCCCCTGGATCTACGGGGGGATTGTCGGTTCCCGGGGAATGACCTTCACCGTCCGGCCGGGCGCCACCCCCTGCCTGCGCTGCATCTTCCCGGAGGCCCCCGAGCCGGGCTCGGCGGAAACCTGCGACACGGCGGGAGTGATCGGTCCCATCGTCCACATGATCACCGCCCATCAGGCGGCGGAGGCGCTGAAACTGCTGGTGGGGGACACGGAAGCCCTGGACCGGCGGCTCCATCACTACGAACTGTGGCCCTATCACCACGCGGCGCTCCGGGTCAAAGAAAACCCCCGCTGCGCCGCATGCGCCCTGCACCGGTACGACTTTTTGGATCCGGAAAACAAGGAGCCCCGGGCCGTCTCCCTGTGCGGGCGAAACACGATCCAGATCACGCCCGCAAAGCCCGCCCGTCTCAACCTGGAACGGCTGGCCCGGCGGCTCTCCCCGCTGGGACAAGTGGAGCGCACCCCGTTTCTTCTCCGCTTTTCCGCCGACGAACACCGGCTGGTCATCTTCCCGGACGGGCGCATCCTGGTCCAGGGAACGGAAGACCCCGGCGTTGCCCGCAGTCTGGTGAGCAAATACGTGGGAAGCTAGCCGGCAGGGCGACATCCGGCAACTTCATACAAAAGGGTGTACCGCGCCCCGTTTTGAAGGAAGGCCTCTGCGCGGTACACCCTTTTTTCGGTCCCCGCCGCGTTTTTAGGGGCTTACCCCGCGCTCCCGCAGAGGACTTCAGTCCGCACCCGCCTTTTTCTTCCTCGGCACCAGTTCCAGATTGGCCATCCGCTCCATGGCCGTGATCAGGGCGTGGGTCCCCAGCTCATCCCCGCCGTGGGCCTGGATCGACCGGAGGAGCTGGTTCACCACCGCGGTCCCCACCAAGGGCAGATTCATCCTTTCCGCTTCCGTCAGCACGATCCGCAGGTCCTTCTGCTGAAACCGGATGGAAAAACCGGGATCGAGATCCCCCTTCAGAACGCGCGGAGCATAGTTTTCCAGCGCCCAGGAAGTTCCGGCGCCCTTGGTGGTCACCTGCAGCATCTTCTCCAGATCCACCCCCGCTTTCTTGGCAAAGGCGAGGGCTTCCACCATCGCCAGCAGGTTGATGCCGGCGAGAATCTGATTGCAGGCCTTCACCGTCTGACCGGCTCCCACCGGCCCGCAATGGACGATGTTTTTCCCCATCGCTTCCAGGACGGGCCGCACCCGTTCGAGGACCTCTGCGTCGCCCCCCACCATGATCGAAAGGGTTCCCTCCCTGGCGCCCACATCGCCTCCGCTGACCGGCGCATCCAGCATGTGGACCCCCTTTTCCGCGGCGCGCCGGGCCATTTGGCGGGTCGCTTCGGGAGAGATGGTGCTCATGTCAATCAAAACGGTCCCCGGCCGCGCTCCCTCCAGGACGCCTCCGGGACCCTCCACCACTTCCCTCACATCGGGGGTGTCCCCCACGATGGTGATCACCACATCGCTTTCCGCCGCCACCTCCTTGGGGGAACCCGCCGTTTTCGCTCCCCACTTCGCCGCCTCTTCCATCTTGGACGCCGTCCGGTTCCACACGGTGACCGGAAATCCGGCCCGGTGGATGTTGCGGGACATGGAGCGGCCCATGATGCCCAGGCCGATAAAACCGACACGAAGTGAACGGGGCTCCATGCATCTACCTCCTTTACACTTTTATCCCTCCCGAGGCGTCTCGGAACCTTCGGGCGGAGCCTCAGACGACAGATCCGAAAGGGGCCGGGTCCGCTTTCCCGCGTTCAGCCCCGCCCCCGATCCAACCGCTTCCCCCATATACTTTCTGCCTCGAGGGATGAACTCCTTCCGCTCCGAAACCCGATCCGCGCCTTAGCGGCCCAACTTCTCCCGGAGCCGGCCCCGGATGCTGTTTTCCACCGCATCCCAGAGGGAACGGTCTTCCAACAGGCGCTTTTTGAAGGAGCGGTACATCTCCCGCTGTTTCTCCTCAAATTGCGGATCGTCCTTCGGCGGAAGCGACGCCCGCATTTCCTCGATCAGCCGCTGAACCTCCGGCGCCCTGGGCCCCCAGACCGCCCGCTCCCTGCCGTCGGCATCGATGAAGATGAAGATGGGAATCGACCGCGACTTGCCGTTGGTCAAATACTGATCCATCAGCTCCAGGTTTTCGTCCCGGATGAGAAACCGCAGCTCCATGCCGGCCGCCTCGGCCACCCGCATGAGGATCGGCACGCACAACATGGCGTCGCCGCACCAGTCCGCCGTCAAAATGACGGCGCGGAGCCGCAATTCCTTAAGCCCTTCATAGAAGGGTCGAGCCGCCTCCGGAAGGGCATATTCCTGATAAATCCCCATCATCTCTTCCCGGTTGACCTGCATCGAGTCGATATATTCCTTCGTCGTCATTCCCTTTTCAAACCAGTCGTTGAGCGTCATGCGAATCCCTCCAACATGTTCTCTATCTCATTCTACCACGGCAGGGACGGCCGGTCTCAAGGAGCCCCTTTTTCTTTCGGGAGACAGAGGGAAGTGTCGGGAACTGGCCCGCCATTCTTTTTGATGGTATTATTTTCTATG
Protein-coding regions in this window:
- a CDS encoding NAD(P)-dependent oxidoreductase; translation: MEPRSLRVGFIGLGIMGRSMSRNIHRAGFPVTVWNRTASKMEEAAKWGAKTAGSPKEVAAESDVVITIVGDTPDVREVVEGPGGVLEGARPGTVLIDMSTISPEATRQMARRAAEKGVHMLDAPVSGGDVGAREGTLSIMVGGDAEVLERVRPVLEAMGKNIVHCGPVGAGQTVKACNQILAGINLLAMVEALAFAKKAGVDLEKMLQVTTKGAGTSWALENYAPRVLKGDLDPGFSIRFQQKDLRIVLTEAERMNLPLVGTAVVNQLLRSIQAHGGDELGTHALITAMERMANLELVPRKKKAGAD
- a CDS encoding ThiF family adenylyltransferase, producing the protein MHIDRKRYSRQILFSPIGEAGQARLARSRVAIVGLGALGTALANHMVRSGVGTVRLLDRDFVEESNLQRQMLYDERDAREGLPKAVAAERKLRAINSSVRLEAHVTDITWRNAEELLTGVDLILDGTDNFDTRYLINDVSIKHRIPWIYGGIVGSRGMTFTVRPGATPCLRCIFPEAPEPGSAETCDTAGVIGPIVHMITAHQAAEALKLLVGDTEALDRRLHHYELWPYHHAALRVKENPRCAACALHRYDFLDPENKEPRAVSLCGRNTIQITPAKPARLNLERLARRLSPLGQVERTPFLLRFSADEHRLVIFPDGRILVQGTEDPGVARSLVSKYVGS
- a CDS encoding thioredoxin family protein, yielding MTLNDWFEKGMTTKEYIDSMQVNREEMMGIYQEYALPEAARPFYEGLKELRLRAVILTADWCGDAMLCVPILMRVAEAAGMELRFLIRDENLELMDQYLTNGKSRSIPIFIFIDADGRERAVWGPRAPEVQRLIEEMRASLPPKDDPQFEEKQREMYRSFKKRLLEDRSLWDAVENSIRGRLREKLGR